In Cucurbita pepo subsp. pepo cultivar mu-cu-16 chromosome LG04, ASM280686v2, whole genome shotgun sequence, the following are encoded in one genomic region:
- the LOC111793046 gene encoding polygalacturonase At1g48100 translates to MKMCGKNLKCLATIAFICVFVWSFSLENCHGREGRRWGAHRKTGGYRHHHVHVDSEDVVGASLASEGGSGSFNVVDFGAKGDGKEDDTKAFQAAWESACNAEGSMVEVPSGYEFLVGPISFSGPNCQPNIVFQLDGRIIAPTSPSAWGSGLLQWIEFTKLKGITVKGTGTIDGQGSVWWSDNSPTDDSTDENLDKESSGGRLPRTKPTALRFYGSDGVTVTGITIQNSQQAHLKFDSCTSVQVSSLTISSPGDSPNTDGIHLQNSQNVIISNSNLACGDDCISIQTGSSSIYIHDVNCGPGHGISIGGLGRDQTKACVSNVTVRDVKLQNTMNGVRIKTWQGGSGSVQGILFSNIQVSDVGTPVMIDQYYCDGGRCHNGSSAVAISGVNYVNIRGTYTSTPVHLACSDSLPCTGVTLDTIQLEGSSRSNEPFCWKAYGELKTSTVPPIDCLQSGNPSKAQAHGFC, encoded by the exons ATGAAGATGTGTGGgaagaatttaaaatgtcTTGCAACTATTGCTTTcatttgtgtttttgtttggtcGTTTAGTTTGGAAAATTGCCATGGGAGAGAAGGCAGGCGTTGGGGGGCACATAGAAAAACTGGAGGCTACCGCCACCACCATGTTCATGTGGATAGTGAGGATGTTGTGGGAGCCTCACTAGCAAGTGAAGGTGGTTCTGGCAGTTTTAATGTGGTGGACTTTGGAGCTAAAGGCGATGGAAAGGAAGATGACACTAAG GCATTTCAGGCAGCTTGGGAATCAGCTTGCAATGCAGAGGGATCAATGGTGGAGGTTCCCTCAGGTTATGAATTTCTCGTTGGCCCCATTTCGTTCTCTGGTCCTAATTGCCAACCAAACATTGTGTTTCAG TTGGATGGCAGAATCATTGCTCCTACAAGCCCTAGTGCTTGGGGTTCAGGTCTCTTGCAATGGATTGAATTCACTAAACTTAAAGGGATAACAGTGAAAGGTACAGGTACTATTGATGGACAAGGCTCCGTTTGGTGGAGCGACAACTCGCCCACAGACGATTCTACTGACGAAAATTTG GACAAGGAAAGCAGTGGCGGAAGACTTCCAAGAACCAAACCAACA GCACTTAGGTTCTACGGAAGTGATGGAGTGACAGTCACTGGAATAACCATCCAAAACAGCCAACAGGCTCACCTGAAATTTGATAGTTGCACATCAGTTCAGGTTTCTTCATTAACCATTTCATCGCCTGGTGACAGCCCAAACACGGACGGAATTCACTTGCAGAACTCCCAGAATGTGATCATTTCGAACAGCAATCTAGCTTGTG GAGATGATTGTATATCCATACAAACTGGAAGCTCGTCCATATACATACACGATGTGAACTGTGGGCCAGGCCATGGAATTAGCATTGGAGGACTAGGACGTGATCAAACAAAAGCATGTGTTTCCAATGTCACCGTCCGTGATGTCAAACTGCAGAACACAATGAATGGGGTCAGAATAAAAACATGGCAG GGTGGTTCAGGCTCAGTACAGGGAATACTGTTCTCAAACATTCAAGTTTCAGACGTTGGGACTCCAGTAATGATAGACCAATACTACTGCGATGGGGGTAGATGCCATAATGGATCTTCTGCAGTAGCAATTTCAGGAGTAAATTATGTAAACATTAGGGGAACATACACTTCAACGCCGGTCCATTTAGCCTGCAGTGACAGTCTTCCCTGCACTGGTGTGACATTAGACACCATTCAGCTTGAGGGGAGCAGCCGCTCAAATGAACCATTCTGTTGGAAGGCATACGGTGAACTAAAAACCTCCACTGTCCCTCCCATCGACTGCTTGCAGTCTGGAAATCCATCGAAAGCCCAGGCTCACGGTTTCTgctaa
- the LOC111793047 gene encoding ADP-ribosylation factor-like isoform X2, producing the protein MGLSFTKLFGKLFSKKEMRILMVGLDAAGKTTILYKLKLGEIVTTIPTIGFNVETVEYKNISFTVWDVGGQDKIRPLWRHYFQNTQGLIFVVDSNDRDRVVEARDELHRMLNEDELRDAVLLVFANKQDLPNAMNAAEITDKLGLHSLRQRHWYIQSTCATSGEGLYEGLDWLSNNIVSKA; encoded by the exons ATGGGGTTGAGCTTTACGAAGCTGTTCGGTAAGCTATTTTCTAAGAAAGAGATGCGCATTTTGATGGTTGGTCTTGATGCTGCTGGTAAGACCACGATCTTGTACAAGCTAAAGCTCGGAGAAATTGTGACCACCATCCCGACCATCG GATTTAATGTGGAGACTGTGGAATACAAGAACATCAGCTTTACCGTTTGGGACGTAGGTGGTCAGGACAAG ATCCGTCCACTTTGGAGGCATTACTTCCAGAATACACAGGGccttatttttgttgtggatAGCAATGATAGGGACCGAGTCGTAGAGGCAAGAGATGAGCTGCACAGGATGTTGAATGAA GATGAGCTTAGAGATGCTGTTTTGCTTGTATTTGCTAACAAGCAAGATCTTCCTAATGCCATGAATGCTGCAGAAATAACTGACAAACTCGGTCTTCACTCCCTTCGTCAGCGCCACTG GTACATCCAGAGCACCTGCGCCACATCTGGAGAGGGCCTATACGAAGGTTTGGACTGGCTTTCCAACAACATTGTTAGCAAG GCTTGA
- the LOC111793047 gene encoding ADP-ribosylation factor-like isoform X1, with protein MGLSFTKLFGKLFSKKEMRILMVGLDAAGKTTILYKLKLGEIVTTIPTIGFNVETVEYKNISFTVWDVGGQDKIRPLWRHYFQNTQGLIFVVDSNDRDRVVEARDELHRMLNEDELRDAVLLVFANKQDLPNAMNAAEITDKLGLHSLRQRHWYIQSTCATSGEGLYEGLDWLSNNIVSKVNAPYI; from the exons ATGGGGTTGAGCTTTACGAAGCTGTTCGGTAAGCTATTTTCTAAGAAAGAGATGCGCATTTTGATGGTTGGTCTTGATGCTGCTGGTAAGACCACGATCTTGTACAAGCTAAAGCTCGGAGAAATTGTGACCACCATCCCGACCATCG GATTTAATGTGGAGACTGTGGAATACAAGAACATCAGCTTTACCGTTTGGGACGTAGGTGGTCAGGACAAG ATCCGTCCACTTTGGAGGCATTACTTCCAGAATACACAGGGccttatttttgttgtggatAGCAATGATAGGGACCGAGTCGTAGAGGCAAGAGATGAGCTGCACAGGATGTTGAATGAA GATGAGCTTAGAGATGCTGTTTTGCTTGTATTTGCTAACAAGCAAGATCTTCCTAATGCCATGAATGCTGCAGAAATAACTGACAAACTCGGTCTTCACTCCCTTCGTCAGCGCCACTG GTACATCCAGAGCACCTGCGCCACATCTGGAGAGGGCCTATACGAAGGTTTGGACTGGCTTTCCAACAACATTGTTAGCAAGGTAAATGCACCTTACATTTGA